A single Defluviitalea saccharophila DNA region contains:
- a CDS encoding 4Fe-4S dicluster domain-containing protein translates to MRRVYVNEEWCLGCHLCEYYCAFANSNEKDMAKALKNVTIHPRIQLEEGNNINFAVSCRHCEEPLCVKGCITGALSIKDGVITADTNKCIGCYTCILCCPYGAISPGEHGVIQKCELCTNNIKGTPHCVVGCPNSAIVFEER, encoded by the coding sequence GTGAGAAGAGTATACGTTAACGAAGAATGGTGTTTAGGCTGTCATTTGTGTGAATACTACTGCGCATTTGCCAATTCTAATGAAAAAGATATGGCAAAGGCTCTTAAAAATGTAACCATTCATCCAAGAATTCAATTGGAAGAAGGCAATAATATAAACTTTGCAGTATCCTGCAGGCATTGTGAAGAGCCGCTGTGTGTTAAAGGGTGTATTACCGGAGCTCTTTCAATCAAAGATGGAGTGATCACTGCGGATACAAATAAATGTATTGGATGTTATACCTGTATCTTATGCTGTCCTTATGGAGCTATCAGTCCTGGTGAACATGGGGTTATACAAAAATGCGAATTATGTACCAATAACATAAAGGGAACGCCTCATTGTGTGGTAGGTTGCCCCAATAGTGCGATCGTCTTTGAAGAGAGGTGA